The Spirochaetota bacterium genomic interval AGCAGCTAAGGTTCATGCTATTCATGGTGTTGGCGGGGATCTATATCTATCTGGGTGTTATAACACAGAAGTTGAGGGAGTAATCAGGAAAGTAGCCTGTTACTGGAAAAATGATCAGATTGAGATGCTTACCGGATATAAGGACCATAATGCAGAGGCTACAGATATTTTTATAATGGAATGATATATACCTGAATATCTCAGGTTCCGCAAGTATTTATTATAATATGTTAATAGAACTGCTTCTTTATAAAATCACTTAAGAGGTCAATACCTCATGCAGCCAACAACCGCGCTTCCTGCTGGGTAATATTTTATTCGTAAATGGATAAATATAATTCATTTCCCTGAGCTTGTCAGTGTGAAAATAATATTCTGATTATCCTCTGGAATTTATATGAAGGTATAGGCTAAGTTAGGAGAAATAATTGAAACTAGAAAGGAAAATAGTAATACTGGTAGGTGATGGGATGGCAGATTATCCCATTCCGGAGCATGGCAATAGGACGCCCCTGGAGATTGCTGCTACGCCGCATATGGATCATATCGCATCTAACGGGATTATCGGTTTGGCAAAGACCATACCTGATGGCATGACGCCTGGGAGTGACACTGCTAATCTCTCTATATTCGGTTATGATCCCAAGAAATACTTCACAGGCAGGGCCCCACTGGAGGCCCTAAATATGGGAATTGAGATGGCGCCCAAGGATGTGGCATTTAGATGCAATCTTGTTAATATCGATAAGAATGACATTATGATGGATTTCAGCGCGGGTCACATTGATACAGATTTTACAAAGATTATCATAGAGGAATTGAAAAATAGTATTAGTTTCAAGGATATAGAGATTTATCCAGGAGTAAAATATAGAAATATACTAATTTGGAGAAATTTCCCCTATGATACAGTTGCTGACACAACCCCTCCACACGATATACATGGCGAGAAAACTAAGAATTACCTGCCAAAGGGTGATGGAGCGGATTTTTTAATACATATCATGGATGAGTATAGTAAAATAATCAATGGATCAGACCTAATAAAGGATTCTAGGGATAGATTTCAGGGGGATCCAACCTCCCTATGGCTTTGGGGAGGGGGTAAGAAGCCTTTCATGGATTCACTGGAATCACGATTTGGGCTGAAGGGTTATACTATATCTGCAGTTGATCTTATTCATGGTATTGGAAGGGCTGTGGGTCTGGCTCCAATCCATGTTGAAGGAGTCACTGGTTATCTTGATACCAATTACGAGGGCAAATCCGATGCCTCGATAAAGGCCCTAAAGCAGTCAAATTTTGTTTTTTTACATGTAGAATCCCCTGATGAATCGGGTCATGAGGGGAATCTGGAACATAAGATAATGGCTATTGAAGACTTTGATAGCAGGGTAGTTGGAAGGGTGCTGGAAGGTCTTAAGGATTATGATGACTACACAGTGCTTGTTATATCTGATCATCCAACCCCAATTAGTCTAAGAACACACGTTTCTGATCCTGTGCCCTTTTGCATATTATCCAGTAGAGGATTATCAGTTGATCCTTACACTTCAAATAATATCTCTGGTTTTAATGAGGGGTCAGCCCTAAAAACAGGACTCTTCATAGAAGAAGGGCATAGGCTTGTTGAGATAATGATTAGCGGTAGAATTTAAAAATCCAGGAAATGCATAAAAGATGAAATTACAACCTATTATAATTGTTTTATTAACAGGTGTTTGTATTCTCTTTATTAGTCTCATTCTATTTAAGGATAAGGATGTTGAGAGTGCAATAGATAGCTTTGAGAGGGGTGAGTATTTAGATTCTCTAGAGGTACTAAATAAATTGTCAAAAATATCAGATTATGAAGGGAGAGAGAAGATACTATACTATAGCGTAAAGTCCATAAACAGGCTTGCGGAAGAACTTGATGGGGAATATGAAGAGGAACTCAAAATCCTTTCCACCGAGATTGCCGACAATTTCAAAAGGGAGAAGGCGAGGAATAGAGTTGAGGATAGATTGAAGTATATAAACAACAGGATCAGCGGGGAACTTGAGCTTGTGATTGATAAGAAGATTAGCAGGATAATCCCAAATGGAAAATTGTATCATGATTTTGTTTCAGGATATAAGGGAAGCAAATTGATAGAAGATTTGGATTTTGAGTTACTTCAAGAGATTGAGCGCACAGAGGGAGATAGGCTAATAAACGCAATTGTTAATTATAAAACCAAATATCCCAATACCTATAATCTTCCTCAATTAGTGAAGATGTTTATAAATAGACTTAATAAGGAAAATATCAATCTAAATGAAAGGGAATCCTTTTTTCAGGATCTCATTGAGGAATATGGGATAAGATACCCAACAAGTCCTGAAATGACCAGAATACATCTATGCAAAGGAGAAAATGTCAACATAAGAAATTCTCCAGGAGTCGAGGGGGAGGTAATCGGCAGGCTATTAAAAGATGAGTATTTAATTCAGTTAGAGAAATCAATGGATACATTTCAGATTGGCGATGTTAGAGATTATTGGTATAGAGTAGCAAACCTTAAGGGTTTGAAGGGGTGGGTCTTTGGAAAATTTTTAGCTCCCCTAAATCTTAAAAAGCGACCAAAGGACAAATCAATTGTGGATTGGGCTCTTGAAGACTACTTTATAGATTGGATAGACTCAAATACCCCAAAGAACTGGATTCATATTGAAAATGCTGATAAAGGCGCAATTAGTTTTTCTGTGAATGAAGACAAGAGGATTATTAGGCTCAACTCAATCAGGGGTAAGTCGGCTGGTCTTTATCGAAGGGTTCTATCTGCCTATTCCTTTGTCATACAATCAAGGGCTAGGCTGATTGCTGGAGATTCCTTTACGCTCTTTGCCTATAGCTTGGGTAATGGTATAGCATATTATCTGAAGCTCAATAATGAGGAGATTGAAGTATCTGGAAGAAAAATCCCAATATCAACTTCTGATTGGCATGAGTATCATCTTATTAGCGATGGCGAGAGGTATGCAAAGTTATTAGTGGATGGCGATATTATTCTGGGTAAAATTCCCCCAATGGAAAATGATGCTTTTATCACCAGAGGATTATATTGCCTCAATTCTACAGAGGATGAGCACTCGCTTGGCGAAATGGAGTATATTAAAATAAAACACTGAGTCCAACAATCAACATCAGTTAGAATCCCACAATCCAACAAAAACAGAAACCTGATCTTATTTGAATTCTTCAGATTATAATTCTATTACCAATCGTCACTCTGTCTATCCGTATATTTCTCACGGACCATAGCTGTTATATCATCAATATAGAAATAATGCCAAACCGGATCACGGCCTCGTGATCCAGGTTTATATATTAATTTCATTATCTCTATATGCTTTTCCCTAGTTAAATATTTATCTTGTTGAACAATGCTATCAGGAATTCTAAATATAAGTTTTCTCCAGCCAATAAAATTAAGTTTCCCTAATATTATGCGATGATTATTCCCATCCGCATCCTTCAGCAATATGGATAGCTCACCTGAAAAGTTTTTACCAAAAATCCATATAGAAATGGACCTACAGAATTTGTCTATCAACAATTTTTTTGCAGGACGAATCTGGAGAACATTTCCAAGCTTTCCATAAAGCTTTAAACCTAAATATTTTTTTGAGTTTTTTATTGGCGCAGGGTAGTCTTCCCTAACTGCTATTCCTGCCTTCTCTTCAATGGATTTAGTATAATAATGAATGTTCTTCTCGTTATATTCTGTATTCTCAAAGTCCTCAATAGTGATTTCAAAATATGTCTGATCACCGATGGTGATTTTAGTTTTATCCGTTGTTGTGGTTTCACCCTTCTCAGCATTCTCTTCCTGTGAAATACCAGGTATAGCTATTAACAGAGCTATTAGAGTAAATAGGATTATATTTCTCATCTAAATATACCTCCAATTTGAATGTCAGCTACATACTATTAATTAATGATGATATCTTTGACTATACTGATAAATGTAAATTGAATATTGTAATAAAAATGAATAACAATACTTTAATTAGCATATTGTGTTATAATTATAATGTCAATCAATTTTATATAATAAATTGCATGTAAGATGTAACAGCCAAATAGCTTTATTTATAAAAAAGTAAGGTGGGATTCGTCAATTTTCCTATTAATGTTAAAAAGGTACTCAATAATCCTGTAATATAATAAATGATTATTGACAAAAAAATGCCATAGATAAATTATTTATTGTCATAAACAGGTGTATTATATTATTTCCTAAATAATTTTAATATTAAGAGGAAAGATGGTGAAAATCCATCGCAAGCCAGTCATTGCTGTAAGCGGGGACGAAAGTTGTCTTAAGCCACTGGGAAATCCTGGGAAGGCGCAATCATTAGAATGATCCGCAAGCCAGAAAGCCTGCCTGTTTATACTATCCATACATAATAAAAGCTGTATGGCCTAGGGATACCAAACTGGGAGTTATCCATTAATAATTAAGCTATGGGAATATACTAGGTAGCTTGAAAATGGATAAATCTATAACCGGATTGGTACATACTTCCATAAATCTTGACCTTATACTATCCATTTTCTATCTTAGCAAATCTACTCTAATATAATGAATTCTATACTATTGTAATGCCCATTGCTTAATGGCACAATTGCAATGCCGATGCATTGGTGAATAAGCGATTCAAAAATAATAGTGAATTGCTAACTTATGTAACGGTGGAATATAATCTCATATGGACTGGAGAGAATTATGTTAACAGAAAATGATAAAGAATTTGGCAGTATCATAAATCGAATCATTCTGGGTGAAGACCTCTCATATCAGGAAGCAAAGGGCACATTTAATCTAATCATCTCTAACCAGGTAACGGAAATGCAGCAGGGAGCATTTCTATCTGCACTAACAGCAAAAGGGGAAACCCCTGAAGAGATCGCTGGATGCTGGGAAGCGATCTATGAACTTGATACTATCCATGTATCTATTGATGATAACACATCTATTGTTGAAAACTGCGGTACAGGAATGGATTCATTTAAAACCTTTAATATCAGCACTGCCGCATCCATACTTGCTGCGGCAGGTGGTGTTAAAATGGCCAAGCATGGTGCAAGAGGCATTACTTCTGTATGCGGTACAGTTGATATTGCAGAAATTCTTGGTGTGGATGTGGAATGCAGCGCACACATCGTTGCCAGGAGTATTGAGAAGGCAGGAATTGGCCTTTTTAATGGGATGAGCCCTGAGATACATCCAAATGCATTAGGTAGAATCCTCTCAAAAATTGCATTTGGATCAACTCTGAATATCGCCGCCTCATTAGCAAATCCAGCATCTCCTCGGTTAGCTGTAAGAGGGGTGTATTCAAAGGAAATGATACTGCCGGTTGCTCAAGTTATGAATAAAATAGGATATAACCGGGCGTTGGTTATTTATGGAGAAATTGAAGGCTCTGACAAGGGAATGGACGAAGCATCGGTATGCGGAACAACTCAATGTGCTGAACTAAAAGAAGATGGGAGTATCCATGAATATTATTTTAGACCAACTGATTATAATCTGAAAATATATGATCCAAATATGCTTATACCATCCCAGAATATTGAGTCTGAAGCTAAGACATTTATAAGGATTATATCCGGCAATCAAAATGGTGCTAGACGTGATGCAGCGGTTTTAAATGCTGGTTTAATCTATTATATATCAGATAAATCTGCAGATATATTCGAAGGAATTGATAAAGCGTCCGAGACTATCAATAATGGATCAGCCATTAAAACACTTGAAAGCTGGGTATCCTTACAAAACAGAGATCCGGTAAAAGGAATTAAAAGACTAAATCAGTTAATCTAGTGGGGCATTTTTATGGTACTTTTGGTAATAAAAAGTAAAGAGGATTATTTTTGCATAAAAGATGGTGAATATCATAAATGTCATATTGACAAGGCAAGCGTATATCCTCTTGATAAAATAGATACTGTAAGATCGCATATCGATAATTTAATAAAAATCGGAGAAGAAGACGCTTCTCTTTATAAACTTACAATTAGTGAAGAACCATGTAATATCTAGGGATTATTCTTAATCGCTTAATATTAAATAGAAATTTTTCTGATTGTAATATTCAGAAATTACTTTAAGCGTATTCTTATAATTTTGGCAAACAAAATGAGATTGATATTAAAGGACTTAAGGAATCTCATACTCCAGGATGATGAGAAACAGACTAATTTGGCTGGTTACAAATGGCTGAAGGTTCAATACTGCGCAATTTGTAGAACTGACGCCAAGATGTGGGACCAAGGTCATAGAG includes:
- a CDS encoding SH3 domain-containing protein encodes the protein MKLQPIIIVLLTGVCILFISLILFKDKDVESAIDSFERGEYLDSLEVLNKLSKISDYEGREKILYYSVKSINRLAEELDGEYEEELKILSTEIADNFKREKARNRVEDRLKYINNRISGELELVIDKKISRIIPNGKLYHDFVSGYKGSKLIEDLDFELLQEIERTEGDRLINAIVNYKTKYPNTYNLPQLVKMFINRLNKENINLNERESFFQDLIEEYGIRYPTSPEMTRIHLCKGENVNIRNSPGVEGEVIGRLLKDEYLIQLEKSMDTFQIGDVRDYWYRVANLKGLKGWVFGKFLAPLNLKKRPKDKSIVDWALEDYFIDWIDSNTPKNWIHIENADKGAISFSVNEDKRIIRLNSIRGKSAGLYRRVLSAYSFVIQSRARLIAGDSFTLFAYSLGNGIAYYLKLNNEEIEVSGRKIPISTSDWHEYHLISDGERYAKLLVDGDIILGKIPPMENDAFITRGLYCLNSTEDEHSLGEMEYIKIKH
- a CDS encoding cofactor-independent phosphoglycerate mutase; amino-acid sequence: MKLERKIVILVGDGMADYPIPEHGNRTPLEIAATPHMDHIASNGIIGLAKTIPDGMTPGSDTANLSIFGYDPKKYFTGRAPLEALNMGIEMAPKDVAFRCNLVNIDKNDIMMDFSAGHIDTDFTKIIIEELKNSISFKDIEIYPGVKYRNILIWRNFPYDTVADTTPPHDIHGEKTKNYLPKGDGADFLIHIMDEYSKIINGSDLIKDSRDRFQGDPTSLWLWGGGKKPFMDSLESRFGLKGYTISAVDLIHGIGRAVGLAPIHVEGVTGYLDTNYEGKSDASIKALKQSNFVFLHVESPDESGHEGNLEHKIMAIEDFDSRVVGRVLEGLKDYDDYTVLVISDHPTPISLRTHVSDPVPFCILSSRGLSVDPYTSNNISGFNEGSALKTGLFIEEGHRLVEIMISGRI
- the trpD gene encoding anthranilate phosphoribosyltransferase, whose product is MLTENDKEFGSIINRIILGEDLSYQEAKGTFNLIISNQVTEMQQGAFLSALTAKGETPEEIAGCWEAIYELDTIHVSIDDNTSIVENCGTGMDSFKTFNISTAASILAAAGGVKMAKHGARGITSVCGTVDIAEILGVDVECSAHIVARSIEKAGIGLFNGMSPEIHPNALGRILSKIAFGSTLNIAASLANPASPRLAVRGVYSKEMILPVAQVMNKIGYNRALVIYGEIEGSDKGMDEASVCGTTQCAELKEDGSIHEYYFRPTDYNLKIYDPNMLIPSQNIESEAKTFIRIISGNQNGARRDAAVLNAGLIYYISDKSADIFEGIDKASETINNGSAIKTLESWVSLQNRDPVKGIKRLNQLI
- a CDS encoding flagellar filament outer layer protein FlaA; the encoded protein is MRNIILFTLIALLIAIPGISQEENAEKGETTTTDKTKITIGDQTYFEITIEDFENTEYNEKNIHYYTKSIEEKAGIAVREDYPAPIKNSKKYLGLKLYGKLGNVLQIRPAKKLLIDKFCRSISIWIFGKNFSGELSILLKDADGNNHRIILGKLNFIGWRKLIFRIPDSIVQQDKYLTREKHIEIMKLIYKPGSRGRDPVWHYFYIDDITAMVREKYTDRQSDDW